One Thermococcus eurythermalis DNA segment encodes these proteins:
- the rgy gene encoding reverse gyrase, producing the protein MKALYREMCPNCSGRISDERLVMKNPCDDCIDNPVTAESYFELVNAVREALKSRGKLKAWEDIYSLEKGLREIEEFFEKATGFTFWSAQRTWVKRLLKGRSFSIIAPTGMGKSTFGAFMSVYYAVQGKKSYIVVPTTPLVVQTVKKVQAIIERTGLDVKLAYYHGNLKKKEKEEMLAKIESGDFDILITSAQWLARNFDEKLRGKRFDFIFVDDVDAFLKASKNIDRSLLLLGFTEGIIDKAWEIIRLKKQMSKYLNGNAEDREEKLNELNGDIGKLQREIEEFKRKNKVGVMIIASATGSARGDRIKLYRELLGFEVGSGRSALRNVVDSYLKPTKDVKEHVGELLRRLGKGGLVFVPIDQGLSYAEELVNYLKEKGFAVELASSKNKKAVEKFENGEADYLVGVATYYGSIVRGLDLPHLIRYAVFTGVPKFRFSIDLERPTIYRALGLLSEIMDFLDEEDRKQAEKLHARLRRLIRNIPQFELMKIEEALAEGLPLENDFHKTVLNVFRELVEFLRRVLKKEDVLQRLAEDPFVSLVKEEGKWFIEIPDVRTYIQATGRTSRLFAGGITKGLSVLIVDNEKVFNGLVRQMRWRFTEFKMVPFEELDLEELLREIDEDREKVRLVMEGKISSKVKDLVKSALMIVESPNKARTIANFFGRPSKRRIGDLVAYEVSIGNRQLTILASGGHMFDLVTDEGYHGVLIERNEDMLRFIPVYDTIKRCRDCGYQFVDWEKKGVCPRCGSTNVRDALENVIAMREIAQEVDEILIATDPDTEGEKIAWDIRNILSPYTPNIKRTEFHEVTRPAILKAIEEARDVNENRVGAQIVRRIEDRWIGFELSGELQRVFENRNLSAGRVQTPVLGWIIERYKEFSESEVYFLGLTLENGLQVTVELGKGGKDVEPPEYVTVEEVQLEERELNPAPPYTTDAMLKDASTFLKLSAPETMRLAQDLFEMGLITYHRTDSTHVSNTGVEIAKEYITQELGEQYFKPRPWGEEGTHEAIRPTRPIDTGRLMQLIRDGIIQLPKSLTRNHYRLYDMIFRRFMTSQMTPAKVLYERAVINAGVGKVKLEGYVEILEEGWTKLRSPSLRQLPKLEPGMKLKVVESKKWKAPKVPLYTQGDIIALMKERGIGRPSTYAKIVETLIRRGYVIETKGRKKLVPTEKGIKVYHYLVSKYRDLVSEERTRELEKLMDQIEEGKADYIEVLNDLYSELRRYVYGEG; encoded by the coding sequence GAGGGAAGCTCAAGGCCTGGGAGGACATTTACTCCCTTGAAAAGGGCCTCCGGGAGATTGAAGAGTTCTTTGAGAAGGCCACGGGCTTCACATTCTGGAGCGCCCAGAGAACCTGGGTCAAGAGGCTACTCAAGGGCAGGAGCTTCTCCATCATAGCCCCAACGGGAATGGGCAAGAGCACCTTTGGGGCCTTCATGTCCGTCTACTACGCCGTGCAGGGCAAGAAGAGCTACATTGTCGTCCCCACGACGCCCCTCGTCGTTCAAACGGTCAAAAAAGTCCAGGCGATAATCGAGAGAACGGGACTGGACGTCAAGCTGGCCTACTACCACGGCAACCTCAAGAAGAAAGAGAAGGAAGAGATGCTCGCTAAAATCGAGTCTGGGGACTTTGACATCCTCATAACGAGCGCCCAGTGGCTTGCGAGGAACTTTGACGAGAAGCTGAGGGGCAAGCGCTTCGACTTCATATTCGTTGACGACGTCGATGCGTTCCTCAAGGCGAGCAAGAACATAGACCGCTCCCTCCTCCTGCTCGGCTTCACCGAGGGGATTATAGACAAGGCGTGGGAGATTATAAGGCTCAAGAAGCAGATGAGCAAGTACCTCAACGGCAACGCCGAGGATAGGGAAGAAAAGCTCAACGAGCTCAACGGAGACATAGGGAAGCTCCAGCGCGAGATTGAGGAGTTCAAGAGGAAGAACAAGGTCGGAGTAATGATTATCGCTTCCGCCACTGGGAGCGCGAGGGGCGACAGGATAAAGCTCTACCGCGAGCTCCTCGGCTTTGAAGTTGGCTCGGGAAGGAGCGCGCTGAGGAACGTCGTGGACAGCTACCTAAAGCCGACCAAAGACGTTAAGGAGCACGTGGGGGAGCTCCTCAGGAGACTTGGAAAGGGCGGTCTCGTCTTCGTCCCCATTGACCAGGGGCTGAGCTACGCGGAGGAGCTTGTCAACTATCTCAAGGAGAAGGGCTTCGCGGTAGAGCTCGCGAGCTCAAAGAACAAGAAGGCCGTTGAGAAGTTCGAGAACGGCGAGGCAGACTACCTCGTCGGCGTTGCGACCTACTACGGCTCAATCGTTAGGGGTCTTGACCTGCCGCACCTCATCCGCTACGCGGTCTTCACCGGCGTTCCGAAGTTCCGCTTCTCGATTGACCTTGAGAGGCCCACAATCTACCGCGCCCTCGGTCTGCTGAGCGAGATAATGGACTTCCTGGACGAGGAGGACAGAAAGCAGGCCGAGAAGCTTCACGCAAGACTTAGAAGGCTGATACGGAACATCCCCCAGTTCGAACTGATGAAGATAGAGGAGGCCCTGGCTGAAGGGCTCCCCCTCGAGAACGACTTCCACAAGACCGTCCTCAACGTTTTCAGGGAGCTGGTGGAGTTCCTGCGCAGGGTTTTGAAGAAGGAAGACGTTCTCCAGAGGCTCGCTGAAGACCCGTTCGTCAGCCTCGTGAAGGAAGAGGGCAAGTGGTTCATCGAAATTCCCGACGTCAGGACTTACATCCAGGCAACCGGAAGGACGAGCAGGCTGTTCGCGGGCGGAATCACCAAGGGTCTCAGCGTCCTCATAGTGGACAACGAGAAGGTCTTCAACGGTTTGGTCAGGCAGATGCGCTGGCGCTTCACGGAGTTCAAGATGGTGCCCTTCGAGGAGCTCGACCTTGAGGAACTCCTGAGGGAGATAGACGAGGACAGGGAGAAAGTCCGCCTCGTGATGGAGGGCAAGATAAGCTCGAAGGTCAAGGACCTCGTTAAATCAGCTCTTATGATCGTCGAGAGCCCCAACAAGGCCAGGACGATAGCCAACTTCTTCGGCAGGCCGAGCAAGAGGCGCATCGGTGATTTGGTCGCCTACGAGGTGAGCATAGGCAACAGACAGCTGACGATTCTCGCGAGCGGGGGACACATGTTCGACCTCGTCACCGATGAGGGCTACCACGGCGTCCTAATCGAGCGCAATGAAGATATGCTCAGGTTTATTCCCGTCTATGACACCATAAAGCGGTGCCGTGACTGTGGCTACCAGTTCGTTGACTGGGAGAAGAAAGGAGTTTGTCCGCGCTGTGGCTCAACGAACGTTCGCGACGCCCTTGAGAACGTCATCGCGATGCGCGAGATTGCTCAAGAGGTCGACGAGATACTCATCGCGACCGACCCTGATACTGAGGGTGAGAAGATAGCCTGGGACATAAGGAACATTCTGAGCCCCTACACGCCGAACATCAAGAGGACAGAATTCCACGAGGTCACGAGACCGGCCATACTGAAGGCCATTGAAGAGGCAAGGGACGTGAACGAGAACCGCGTCGGGGCCCAGATTGTTAGGCGCATAGAGGACAGGTGGATAGGCTTCGAGCTGAGCGGTGAGCTTCAGAGGGTCTTCGAGAACAGGAACCTCTCCGCCGGAAGGGTTCAGACCCCTGTTCTCGGCTGGATTATTGAAAGGTATAAGGAGTTCAGCGAAAGCGAGGTCTACTTCCTCGGCCTGACCCTTGAGAACGGCCTCCAGGTCACGGTTGAGCTCGGGAAGGGCGGTAAGGACGTCGAGCCACCCGAGTACGTAACCGTTGAGGAAGTCCAGCTTGAGGAGAGGGAGCTCAACCCCGCACCGCCCTACACGACTGACGCAATGCTCAAGGACGCCTCGACCTTTCTCAAGCTGTCCGCGCCGGAAACGATGCGCCTTGCCCAGGACCTCTTCGAGATGGGTCTCATCACCTACCACAGGACTGACTCTACCCACGTCAGCAACACGGGAGTAGAAATCGCAAAGGAATACATAACCCAGGAGCTCGGCGAGCAGTACTTCAAGCCGAGGCCGTGGGGAGAAGAGGGGACGCACGAGGCCATAAGGCCGACGAGGCCCATCGATACCGGACGCCTGATGCAGCTCATCCGTGACGGCATAATCCAGTTGCCGAAGAGCCTCACGCGCAACCACTACAGGCTCTACGACATGATATTCAGGCGCTTTATGACCAGCCAGATGACCCCTGCAAAGGTTCTCTACGAGAGGGCAGTCATCAACGCCGGCGTCGGAAAGGTTAAGCTTGAAGGCTACGTAGAGATACTGGAAGAGGGCTGGACGAAGCTCCGCTCGCCGTCCCTCAGACAGCTGCCGAAGCTGGAGCCCGGGATGAAGCTCAAGGTCGTTGAGTCAAAGAAGTGGAAGGCCCCGAAGGTCCCGCTCTACACCCAGGGTGACATAATTGCGTTGATGAAAGAGCGCGGCATAGGAAGGCCCTCGACGTACGCGAAGATAGTCGAGACCCTTATACGGCGCGGCTATGTGATAGAGACAAAGGGCAGGAAGAAGCTTGTTCCTACTGAGAAGGGCATAAAGGTGTACCACTACCTCGTCAGCAAGTACCGCGACCTCGTCAGTGAGGAGCGCACGAGGGAGCTTGAAAAGCTCATGGACCAGATTGAAGAAGGAAAGGCTGACTACATTGAGGTGCTAAACGACCTCTATTCTGAACTGAGACGTTACGTGTATGGGGAAGGTTAA
- a CDS encoding TIGR02253 family HAD-type hydrolase yields the protein MKAVLFDIDGTLLTEMPLIQLFLPWVYDELSKRLGITKEEARNRFLHEIMVRRDTYDWHDWNFFFRLFNLDLNYEELLRKYPHKLHVYPDVIPTLEWLEEEGYLLGVVTSGPEYQRLKLDLTGLSKYFEAIVTREDVKAIKPEPKIFLYALKELGVEPSDALYVGDSLTQDVYGAKHVGMKAVWINRDGLDGYHMADYEIRTLHELRKILG from the coding sequence ATGAAGGCGGTGCTCTTTGACATCGACGGGACTCTGTTAACTGAGATGCCTCTAATCCAGCTCTTTCTCCCCTGGGTCTACGATGAGCTGTCAAAGAGGCTCGGCATCACGAAGGAAGAGGCGCGAAACAGGTTCCTGCATGAGATTATGGTTAGAAGGGACACCTACGACTGGCACGACTGGAACTTCTTCTTCAGGCTCTTTAACCTCGACCTCAACTACGAGGAACTCCTGAGGAAGTACCCCCACAAGCTCCACGTTTATCCCGACGTCATACCGACGCTGGAATGGCTGGAGGAGGAAGGCTATCTCCTCGGTGTCGTCACGAGCGGGCCCGAGTACCAGAGGCTTAAGCTCGACCTTACGGGGCTCAGCAAGTACTTCGAGGCAATAGTTACGAGGGAAGACGTGAAGGCGATAAAGCCGGAGCCAAAGATTTTTCTGTACGCCCTCAAGGAGCTCGGCGTTGAGCCTTCCGATGCGCTCTACGTCGGTGACTCCCTCACCCAGGACGTTTACGGGGCAAAGCACGTGGGAATGAAGGCCGTGTGGATTAACCGCGACGGTTTAGACGGCTACCATATGGCCGACTACGAGATTAGAACCCTCCACGAGCTCAGAAAAATACTGGGGTGA
- a CDS encoding CGP-CTERM sorting domain-containing protein yields the protein MSRLVIPALILLFLTVPVSAVHYVRGPGQLYEVKYSVLSNGTESLIHLEVLQWGLDCGMTSCWPAVFGGRQFLLHFNGSQLYLLNFTPLFKTPYVDYKGAAFTNGGWYLEVSYYSPDCSTQVGKIYRLDTRDFCIEPVNVSWFYVPKEEARDDINGWKIELQSPGPGEWSYMNVSDVFIALNQNASEWSPVPPIIPDSGFFPVYFTLKKDNVTRNITLIYVNTTNNPLGLVQGFWFPDDVKIVSITVCEKTSANTPTGTPAEANLTSPTRETRPNKTETATNTGNPETSICGPGLVGLLALVPLMLRRR from the coding sequence ATGTCCCGACTGGTGATTCCCGCCCTAATTCTTCTTTTCCTCACAGTTCCCGTTTCCGCGGTTCACTACGTGAGAGGACCCGGCCAGCTATACGAGGTAAAATACTCGGTTCTCTCAAACGGAACCGAGTCCCTAATCCATCTGGAAGTCCTTCAGTGGGGCCTTGACTGTGGTATGACTTCCTGCTGGCCGGCGGTTTTCGGTGGCCGTCAGTTTCTCCTTCACTTCAATGGCTCTCAGTTGTACCTCCTTAACTTCACCCCCCTGTTTAAAACCCCTTACGTGGACTACAAGGGGGCGGCGTTCACAAACGGGGGCTGGTACTTGGAGGTTAGTTATTACTCACCGGACTGCTCAACACAGGTGGGCAAGATTTACCGGCTCGATACCAGAGACTTCTGCATTGAGCCGGTGAACGTTAGCTGGTTCTACGTTCCAAAGGAAGAAGCTAGAGACGATATAAACGGCTGGAAGATAGAACTTCAGTCACCCGGTCCCGGTGAGTGGAGCTATATGAACGTTAGCGATGTGTTTATTGCTCTGAACCAAAACGCCAGCGAGTGGTCTCCCGTGCCCCCCATCATTCCAGATTCGGGCTTTTTTCCGGTTTATTTCACGCTTAAAAAGGATAATGTCACGAGAAATATAACCCTCATCTACGTTAACACAACCAACAACCCCCTGGGACTTGTACAGGGTTTCTGGTTTCCCGATGACGTTAAAATCGTCAGCATAACAGTCTGCGAGAAAACAAGCGCGAACACCCCAACCGGCACGCCCGCTGAGGCTAACCTTACTTCTCCAACAAGGGAGACGCGGCCCAACAAAACGGAAACAGCAACCAACACGGGGAACCCCGAAACAAGTATCTGCGGGCCTGGCTTGGTTGGCTTACTCGCGTTGGTTCCTTTAATGTTAAGAAGGCGCTAG
- the trmBL2 gene encoding HTH-type transcriptional regulator TrmBL2 produces the protein MVKDRMVELLQEHFELNLYEARAYVALVGFGVLTPAELASVSEVPAPRTYDVLRSLEKKGFAISQPGKVNKYRPVHPENILEKFIEEWQERVKEELEAKKKAKEELLELMRPLIETEIPKYGVERVWVVRGIRNATLKTKEMFEEVKEQILLADDGYIAINLESDLLKAIDNGAKAKIIVTEPVLKRLEASSKILDYAKKGKLELRVLDKFELPMLICDDEVFFALEDMAARYFNYETQVWIKDFRIKALFEAKFNEYWENAKKV, from the coding sequence ATGGTTAAGGACAGGATGGTGGAACTCCTCCAGGAGCACTTCGAGTTGAACCTCTACGAGGCAAGGGCGTACGTTGCCCTCGTTGGCTTCGGCGTTCTCACCCCTGCCGAGCTCGCCAGCGTCTCGGAGGTTCCCGCGCCGAGAACCTACGACGTCCTCAGAAGCCTTGAGAAGAAGGGCTTTGCCATTAGCCAGCCGGGCAAGGTCAACAAGTACAGACCCGTTCACCCGGAGAACATCCTCGAGAAGTTCATCGAGGAGTGGCAGGAGCGCGTCAAGGAGGAGCTTGAGGCCAAGAAGAAGGCCAAAGAGGAGCTCCTTGAGCTCATGAGGCCTCTCATCGAGACCGAGATTCCGAAGTACGGCGTCGAGCGCGTCTGGGTTGTCAGGGGAATAAGGAACGCTACCCTCAAGACCAAGGAGATGTTTGAGGAAGTCAAGGAGCAGATACTCCTCGCCGACGATGGCTACATAGCAATCAACCTTGAGAGCGACCTTCTCAAGGCCATTGACAACGGTGCCAAGGCCAAGATAATCGTTACCGAGCCCGTCCTCAAGAGGCTTGAGGCCTCCTCGAAGATACTCGACTACGCCAAGAAGGGCAAGCTCGAGCTCAGGGTTCTCGACAAGTTCGAGCTTCCGATGCTCATCTGCGACGACGAGGTCTTCTTCGCCCTCGAGGACATGGCCGCTCGCTACTTCAACTACGAGACCCAGGTCTGGATCAAGGACTTCAGGATCAAGGCCCTCTTCGAGGCCAAGTTCAACGAGTACTGGGAAAATGCCAAGAAGGTCTGA
- a CDS encoding CGP-CTERM sorting domain-containing protein gives MNRTFRTAITLFFALTLLSKAVVSAGSSGSVYNVQYSVISNGSEAFIPLLILTYGPYCPPLSGIDCANAATGEVIGGEEHLLYFNGSQLCLLNLTPAFRALYPNYSTLLDRFETLYHCTPLDHSLNGARFINGSWYLDITFRPPMTHVRGVYVFDSENMCIEPVNVSWSKLPRGKISDEINGWRIELQSQSFQKWDYANMSDVWVTMSENALRWSPGPTEVVNSSVFPIYFLLKKEGHVKNITLVYLNLNVTREDFVPPNTSGVAGYWFPDSIKIANVTACEKANVTTSISTAAETSTVPNRTTISSNTMKTPNNTKETKSGICGPGFIVLLAFVGLLPRKTPKRWRSKCPDW, from the coding sequence ATGAACCGTACGTTTAGAACAGCTATCACCCTGTTTTTCGCCCTCACACTCTTATCCAAGGCCGTGGTTTCAGCTGGGTCGAGCGGTTCTGTCTACAACGTTCAGTACTCCGTTATCTCCAACGGAAGCGAGGCTTTTATTCCCCTTCTAATCCTCACCTACGGGCCATACTGCCCTCCACTTTCGGGAATAGACTGCGCCAATGCGGCCACGGGGGAGGTTATTGGGGGAGAAGAGCATCTGCTCTACTTCAATGGCTCTCAGCTATGCCTTCTAAACCTCACGCCAGCATTTAGAGCCCTTTATCCGAACTACAGCACGCTCCTTGACAGGTTCGAGACCCTCTACCACTGCACCCCCCTCGACCATTCTCTTAACGGTGCGCGCTTCATAAACGGAAGCTGGTACCTGGATATCACGTTCCGCCCCCCGATGACTCACGTCCGCGGTGTCTACGTTTTCGATTCAGAAAACATGTGCATTGAACCCGTCAATGTTAGCTGGTCCAAGCTTCCAAGGGGAAAAATCAGTGATGAGATAAACGGCTGGCGGATTGAGCTTCAGTCCCAGAGCTTTCAAAAATGGGACTACGCGAACATGAGCGACGTGTGGGTCACGATGAGCGAGAACGCGCTGAGGTGGTCTCCTGGCCCAACTGAAGTCGTCAATTCGAGCGTTTTTCCGATTTACTTCCTCCTCAAAAAGGAGGGTCACGTGAAGAACATCACCCTCGTTTATCTCAATCTAAACGTTACGAGAGAGGACTTCGTTCCCCCAAACACATCTGGAGTTGCCGGCTACTGGTTTCCGGACAGCATTAAGATAGCCAACGTGACCGCCTGCGAGAAAGCGAACGTGACTACGTCCATCAGTACGGCCGCTGAGACTAGTACCGTCCCCAACAGAACAACAATCTCATCAAATACCATGAAAACACCAAACAACACAAAAGAAACCAAAAGTGGTATCTGCGGACCAGGGTTCATTGTTCTTCTTGCATTCGTGGGTTTGCTCCCAAGAAAAACCCCAAAGAGGTGGAGATCAAAATGTCCCGACTGGTGA
- the hxlAB gene encoding bifunctional 3-hexulose-6-phosphate synthase/6-phospho-3-hexuloisomerase has translation MILQVALDLTDIEQAISIAEKAARGGAHWLEVGTPLIKKEGMRAVEILKRRFPDRKIVADLKTMDTGALEVEMAARHGADVVSILGVADDKTIKDAVEVARRYGIRVMVDLIGVKDKVKRAKELEKMGVHYILVHTGIDEQAQGKNPLEDLEKVVKAVNVPVAVAGGLNLETIPKVIELGATIIIVGGAITKAKDPEKVTRQIIDLFWGEYMMTIRKAMNDILDHIHNVADSLKLEQVRGFVDAMIGANKIFIYGAGRSGLVGKAFAMRLMHLDFNVYVVGETITPAFEQGDLLIAISGSGETQSIVEAAKIAKDQGGKVAAITSYANSTLGKLADVVVEIPGRTKTDIPTDYIARQMLTKYKWIAPMGTLFEDSTMIFLDGIIALLMATFQKTEKDMKKKHATLE, from the coding sequence ATGATACTCCAGGTTGCCCTTGACTTAACTGACATTGAGCAGGCCATTTCTATCGCGGAGAAGGCCGCCCGCGGGGGTGCTCACTGGCTTGAGGTTGGAACTCCTTTAATCAAGAAGGAGGGCATGCGCGCTGTTGAAATCCTCAAGAGGCGCTTCCCTGACAGGAAGATCGTCGCTGACCTCAAGACCATGGACACCGGTGCACTAGAAGTCGAGATGGCGGCCCGCCACGGGGCAGACGTCGTTTCTATCCTCGGTGTCGCAGACGACAAGACCATAAAGGACGCAGTTGAGGTCGCAAGGCGCTACGGAATCAGGGTGATGGTAGACCTCATCGGTGTCAAGGACAAGGTCAAGCGCGCCAAGGAACTCGAAAAGATGGGCGTGCACTACATCCTCGTCCACACGGGCATTGACGAGCAGGCCCAGGGCAAGAACCCCCTCGAAGACCTTGAAAAGGTAGTCAAGGCCGTCAACGTCCCGGTGGCCGTTGCCGGTGGACTGAACCTTGAGACCATTCCAAAGGTCATTGAGCTTGGTGCAACGATTATCATCGTAGGCGGTGCCATAACAAAGGCAAAGGATCCGGAGAAAGTGACGAGACAGATAATAGACCTCTTCTGGGGCGAGTACATGATGACGATAAGGAAGGCTATGAACGACATACTCGACCACATCCACAACGTCGCCGACAGCCTCAAGCTGGAGCAGGTCAGGGGCTTCGTTGATGCGATGATAGGCGCCAACAAGATATTCATCTACGGCGCCGGAAGGAGCGGCCTCGTCGGAAAGGCCTTCGCCATGAGGCTCATGCACCTCGACTTCAACGTCTACGTCGTCGGCGAGACCATAACGCCGGCCTTTGAACAGGGAGACCTTCTGATAGCAATAAGCGGTTCGGGCGAGACCCAGAGCATAGTCGAGGCCGCCAAGATAGCCAAAGACCAGGGCGGAAAGGTCGCCGCCATAACCTCCTACGCAAACTCGACGCTCGGAAAGCTCGCCGACGTCGTGGTCGAGATACCGGGAAGAACTAAGACGGACATTCCAACGGACTACATAGCGAGGCAGATGCTCACCAAGTACAAGTGGATAGCCCCAATGGGCACCCTCTTCGAGGACTCGACCATGATATTCCTCGATGGCATAATAGCGCTCCTCATGGCGACCTTCCAGAAGACCGAAAAGGATATGAAGAAGAAGCACGCGACCCTTGAGTGA
- a CDS encoding arginase family protein has translation MVTFIPFGERPNRDGVIYALQLLKRNKLIDDYIIVEASRVELLPERVPRDRAYIIGEHLATYGIVEKLRPPALISVDAHTDLMHDYLDHGSWLAYALEKRLVERAAVMAPVLMIPTTERTQLWTRRVKVFPATLRSRKVRGKWRAYKNFQTNSIEEIMGEAKKYLGKDVYLTVDMDVLRPEYKIARFQHGELTLEELLQILEAIKENFNIVAFDIAEVSDRLRRSRLGKKAFFEVFQLLMG, from the coding sequence ATGGTAACGTTCATTCCCTTCGGTGAGAGGCCAAACAGGGACGGTGTAATCTACGCGCTCCAGCTTTTGAAGCGGAACAAGCTGATCGATGACTACATTATCGTTGAAGCCAGTAGGGTCGAACTCCTTCCCGAAAGAGTACCCAGAGATAGGGCATACATCATAGGTGAACACCTCGCCACTTACGGCATAGTCGAGAAGCTCAGACCGCCAGCGCTAATAAGCGTCGATGCCCACACAGACCTGATGCACGACTACCTCGACCACGGCTCATGGCTCGCCTATGCCCTTGAAAAGAGGCTCGTGGAGAGGGCCGCCGTGATGGCACCGGTTCTCATGATTCCCACTACGGAGAGAACCCAGCTCTGGACGAGGCGTGTCAAGGTCTTCCCGGCCACGCTAAGGAGCAGGAAAGTAAGGGGGAAGTGGAGGGCCTACAAGAACTTTCAGACCAACTCAATTGAGGAGATAATGGGTGAGGCGAAGAAGTACCTCGGCAAAGACGTTTACCTTACCGTGGACATGGACGTCTTAAGGCCAGAGTACAAGATAGCCCGCTTCCAGCACGGCGAGCTGACGCTTGAGGAGCTCCTTCAAATCCTCGAGGCGATAAAGGAGAACTTCAACATCGTCGCATTCGACATTGCAGAGGTCTCGGACAGGCTGAGGCGCTCCCGGCTCGGAAAGAAGGCGTTTTTCGAGGTCTTCCAGCTCCTGATGGGGTGA
- a CDS encoding glutamate cyclase domain-containing protein → MIAHLINTDAGNRGSGKLYLDFRRKNFNFLHNSAKLFLDNYGKVLVITGFPIPPANVPETDGPPGALAISRAVTELGGSAEILTQKEVVRAMAPLGRTFSLSFTERPDVSNYELVVFVETPGRARDGNHYSMSGLKIEGETFDWVAENAKDYGVPTIGIGDGGNEIGMGKILDLVVRHIPHGEKIASTVETDELVLSAVSNWGAYGLVAQASVEFGKNLLSGWDEALVVGLLAENGLIDGVSKRREASVDGIPVDVHVALVELLKKIVDNRLD, encoded by the coding sequence ATGATCGCCCACCTGATAAACACGGACGCAGGCAACAGGGGGAGTGGTAAGTTATACTTAGACTTTAGGCGGAAAAACTTTAATTTTTTACATAATTCTGCAAAGCTGTTTTTAGACAATTATGGAAAAGTGTTGGTAATCACTGGGTTTCCGATTCCCCCGGCAAACGTCCCCGAAACGGACGGCCCGCCCGGTGCTCTAGCAATATCCAGGGCGGTTACAGAGCTCGGAGGGAGCGCTGAAATCCTCACGCAAAAAGAAGTTGTCAGGGCAATGGCTCCCCTCGGGAGAACCTTTTCTCTGAGTTTCACCGAAAGGCCCGATGTGTCCAACTACGAGCTGGTGGTCTTCGTTGAGACTCCCGGAAGGGCCAGAGATGGGAACCACTATTCCATGTCCGGCCTGAAGATAGAGGGAGAGACCTTTGACTGGGTCGCCGAGAATGCTAAGGACTATGGAGTCCCCACGATTGGGATTGGCGACGGTGGCAACGAGATTGGAATGGGGAAGATTCTTGATCTTGTCGTCAGGCACATTCCGCACGGGGAGAAGATAGCCAGCACCGTTGAGACCGACGAGCTCGTTCTCTCCGCGGTCTCCAACTGGGGAGCCTACGGGCTCGTGGCCCAGGCCTCGGTTGAGTTTGGAAAAAACCTCCTTTCGGGCTGGGACGAGGCCCTTGTCGTTGGGCTTCTCGCAGAAAACGGCCTCATAGACGGTGTGAGCAAGAGGCGGGAAGCCAGCGTGGACGGCATTCCCGTTGATGTGCACGTTGCCCTGGTGGAGCTCCTGAAGAAAATCGTTGATAACCGGCTGGACTAA
- a CDS encoding Sjogren's syndrome/scleroderma autoantigen 1 family protein: protein MPTISDEEIRKIIMPLMLSGAKMLDKHCPKCGSPLFEKDGRVFCPVCEHRKKQMAGEMKGVEERLMEKLTQLANSMPDDLDELEKHLRVMGLIIDLLERYRSLEGGE from the coding sequence ATGCCGACGATCAGCGACGAGGAGATAAGGAAGATAATCATGCCGCTCATGCTGTCCGGGGCGAAGATGCTCGACAAACACTGCCCCAAGTGTGGCTCCCCCCTCTTCGAGAAGGACGGGAGGGTCTTCTGCCCCGTGTGCGAGCACAGGAAGAAGCAGATGGCGGGCGAGATGAAAGGAGTTGAGGAGAGGCTGATGGAAAAGCTGACACAGCTTGCCAACTCAATGCCCGACGACCTCGACGAGCTTGAGAAACACTTAAGGGTGATGGGGCTGATAATTGACCTGTTGGAAAGATACAGGTCTCTGGAGGGGGGAGAATGA
- a CDS encoding ArsR family transcriptional regulator, with protein MKNVRVLKALESSPKTVEEIAKETGLKQMEVRRYLLRFAENGKVEAFEKEGKLYWKLKERDELEEEFKYV; from the coding sequence ATGAAGAACGTGAGAGTCCTCAAGGCACTTGAGAGCAGCCCAAAAACCGTTGAGGAGATAGCCAAAGAAACCGGTCTCAAGCAGATGGAAGTGAGGCGCTACCTTCTCCGCTTCGCCGAGAACGGAAAGGTCGAGGCCTTTGAAAAGGAAGGCAAGCTCTACTGGAAGCTGAAGGAGAGGGACGAGCTCGAAGAGGAGTTCAAGTACGTCTGA